The genomic segment CGTTTTCTGAAGCATCTCGATCGATTCCGTATCGACGGGAATCGCGCTGCCGCGCTCCCGTTCCTCCAGCGCTTCGTCGGCAGGATTGCTTCTTGTATAAAAAATGATATGGTCCGCGTCCTCTCCCTTCTCCAGGAAAATCGACTCGACCACAATATTTTCGCTTCTCATCGTCTCGTAGACGAACTCCATTTTATTTACCTGCATATCTTTGACGAAATCTATGAATTCCTGGGTCATTCCCGGCTTGATTTTTACCTTCAGACATTGGACTTCCATGTGAATCCCACCTCTCTTCATGAATGGCGAGCGCTTAAGCGAGGTCAATCTGGTGTATTTAATTTTAGAATTAACCTTTCGCCTGCGGGATGAAACCGATGCCTTGCGGTCGGCGATATGTGCCGTTCCCTGCCAGCATTTTCTATCCAGCCGGTGTCCGTCACTTTTTTGCGACAATATTTTGCATATTTTTGAACAAATGCCTTACTTAATTCAAAAATGCTTTTTTCCTTATCGTGAAGGCTTTATTTAACCTTTTTACGGTCATTAGCGGCAAACCTTTTCGTTCACTAAAACAAACGGGGCGTTCCGTCCGCCTCAATTCTCGCCTTGACGCCGAGCTCCCTGTCCGGGCATCGCGTTCCATGGCCAGTATCGGACTGCCGAACGCTTGGCGTCCGCTCCATCAATCAGGAGCAAATTGAAGGCGCTTCGTCCGTAAGCTTCCGCCAGCCCTGGACCGCAGCGTTCGCCTACAGAAACTTCGCATCGTGTTTGCCGACGCGCACCGAAAAAACGAAAACCGTGCCGGGGTCGCCGGACGGTTCTACACGAATGCTGCCCTCCATGAGCTCGCACAAGGTTTTGGAAATCGCCAGTCCCAATCCGCTGCCGCCATACTTGCGGGGAGTCGAGGCGCTCGCTTGCGAGAACGGCAGAAACAGCCGATCGATCTCATCTGCGGGAATGCCGATGCCGGAATCCTTCACGGCGAATTCGAGCGTGAGCCGATCGTCCGTCTCCTCGAGCAGGCCCACCTGGATGCCGATGCCGCCCTGTTCCGTAAATTTGACCGCATTGCCGATCAGATTGATGAGAATCTGCTGCAGACGAGACCGGTCCCCCCTCAGAAGCGCGGGAACGCCGGGCTCGACGGCAACCGTATAGGCGAGTCGTTTTTCTCGTAGTTGGGCTGCGAACAGCTCCCCGACTTGATCGAGACAGTCCTCCAGCAAAAAGAGCTCCTGCTCCAGCTCCATTCGGCCCGCCTCGATCCGGGATAAATCCAGCACGTCGTTGACGATTTGCATGAGCGTATTCCCGTTTTTCGCCATGAGTCCGGCCAGCTCGGCTTGCTCGGGCGTCAGTCCCGACTCCCGCAGCAGGTCCAGCACGCCGATGACACCGTTCAGCGGCGTGCGGACCTCATGGCTCATATACGTTAAAAATTCCATTCTCGCCTGGGAACTGCGTTCGGCCGCTTCCTTCGCTTCGATTAACGCCCGCTCCGCTTCTTTGCGGCTCGTAATATCGCGCACCGCACATGCCAGCAATCCGGAACTGTCGACGGCGATGCCCCATTGAACCTCGCCGGGAAACGACGTGCCGTTCTTGCGACGCGTCTCCATCTCCGACAGCTGCCCGAACGGCGGAGCCCATGGCTCGCGCCCGTCGACGGCCGAGGGAAGGAGCAGCGATACATTCAGTCCTTTCAGCTCTTCCTTGTCGTACCCCGTTAAGCGCGCGACAGCGGGATTCGACTCCAGAATGACGCCCGACGCATCGAGCACCAGCATCGCATCGAGCGAGGTATCGGTCATGACGCGAGCCCGCGCCTCCGCCTTCACGAGCTGCCCGTTTATGCGCGAGAGCTGCCGGTTCATGCGCTCGAGCTCCCGTAATCTCGTTTTTTTCCGTGCATCGTGCAGACTGACAAAGTCCCGAACCTTAGCTTTGAGGACATCCGGGAAGATCGGTTTCATTAAATACGCAATGTCGTCCGCGGGGCAGTCTGGCGCCACATCCCCGTCATCCGCGCCGGTTCCGGACATGAATATAACCGGAATTTGTTTAAATCTGCGATATGATTTCATCTTGCCGGCCGTCTCGCATCTCTTCATTCCGTACGTCAGAACGTACGTCTGAACGTCGGTCAGGACGACGTCAATCTCCTCGCGCAGCAAACAGCGCAGCGCAGCGGTCCCGGAGCGAGCGTGTACGAAACGGTACGGCTCGCCGTCGAGAGCGGCTTCGATCGCGAGCAAATGCGCCGGATGTTCGACGACGACCAGGATGTTCGCTGAATAGCCCCTTTTCACCTGTTCCCCTCCCCTGCTGCGTAATGGATATTTGATATGCCGGGTTCCCTCGCCTTCATCCTTGCAGCGGCTTGCCGGTGAGCCGGACATTCTGTAGCAACGCGCAAGCGTCATTGTAGAATTAATTCCCAATTACTTATTATACGGGGTTAAGAATATAGGTTCAATGCGATATTCAATTCAGATTAAAAAGAATTGTGTATTTAATATTTACCTATCAGGAATAAAAGAATGGGTAGTTTCATAAGGAGTGGATAAATGCACCTCGAAAAAGCTAAAGACCTTTAAATACGCAAAAAAAATGCTTGCCATTAAAAACGTATGGCAAGCATTACGTGTCGAGGTTTAAACGCCTAACTGAATCTTAACCAATTCAATACGACGACGGCCGGAAGCAGCACGTACAGCGCCTTTGTCATCATT from the Cohnella hashimotonis genome contains:
- a CDS encoding ATP-binding protein; its protein translation is MKRGYSANILVVVEHPAHLLAIEAALDGEPYRFVHARSGTAALRCLLREEIDVVLTDVQTYVLTYGMKRCETAGKMKSYRRFKQIPVIFMSGTGADDGDVAPDCPADDIAYLMKPIFPDVLKAKVRDFVSLHDARKKTRLRELERMNRQLSRINGQLVKAEARARVMTDTSLDAMLVLDASGVILESNPAVARLTGYDKEELKGLNVSLLLPSAVDGREPWAPPFGQLSEMETRRKNGTSFPGEVQWGIAVDSSGLLACAVRDITSRKEAERALIEAKEAAERSSQARMEFLTYMSHEVRTPLNGVIGVLDLLRESGLTPEQAELAGLMAKNGNTLMQIVNDVLDLSRIEAGRMELEQELFLLEDCLDQVGELFAAQLREKRLAYTVAVEPGVPALLRGDRSRLQQILINLIGNAVKFTEQGGIGIQVGLLEETDDRLTLEFAVKDSGIGIPADEIDRLFLPFSQASASTPRKYGGSGLGLAISKTLCELMEGSIRVEPSGDPGTVFVFSVRVGKHDAKFL
- a CDS encoding DUF6176 family protein is translated as MEVQCLKVKIKPGMTQEFIDFVKDMQVNKMEFVYETMRSENIVVESIFLEKGEDADHIIFYTRSNPADEALEERERGSAIPVDTESIEMLQKTWDSVQSLEVLFDAGRLP